In the genome of Hymenobacter cellulosivorans, one region contains:
- a CDS encoding efflux RND transporter periplasmic adaptor subunit yields MKYTTSAAVLAMAFLASCGGGKQDPAAELAKLKQEQADNQAKIAELESKVGSAGGAAGAEAPVLTTPVSVMNVQPESFKSYLEVQGRADFDENANVSPRVPGVLTSIRVQRGDRVSKGQVLATQDAAVLESGIAELRTRLELAKVVYEKQDRLWKQQIGTEIQYLQAKNNYEALQRSLATQQRQRAQYNVIAPFSGVVDDVPAKVGENGGPGVPVVRLLSGGGGKIIADVSEAYASQIKVGDQALISIADLGGQEVPATVRVVSRTINPASRTFSVEFRLNKAVPELRPNMVATVRIQNYTRSNAVVIPVDLVQKDEQNSYVFVVEQKGGQKIAGKRIIKTGATYNGKVEVTQGLAANDQVISAGYQNLNEGQVVTL; encoded by the coding sequence ATGAAATACACTACTTCTGCGGCGGTTCTGGCAATGGCTTTTCTGGCTTCCTGCGGGGGCGGCAAGCAAGACCCGGCCGCCGAGCTGGCTAAGCTGAAACAAGAACAGGCCGACAACCAGGCCAAAATTGCGGAGCTGGAATCGAAGGTAGGAAGTGCCGGCGGCGCCGCTGGTGCGGAGGCCCCAGTTCTGACCACTCCCGTAAGCGTGATGAACGTGCAGCCCGAGAGCTTCAAGAGCTACCTGGAAGTGCAGGGCCGCGCTGATTTCGACGAAAATGCCAACGTTTCGCCCCGTGTACCGGGCGTGCTGACCAGCATTCGGGTGCAGCGCGGCGACCGGGTCAGCAAAGGCCAGGTGCTGGCTACCCAGGACGCGGCCGTACTCGAATCGGGTATTGCTGAGCTGCGCACCCGCCTGGAACTGGCCAAAGTGGTATATGAAAAGCAGGACCGTCTCTGGAAACAGCAGATCGGCACTGAAATACAGTACCTGCAGGCCAAGAATAACTACGAAGCGTTGCAGCGCAGCCTGGCCACCCAGCAGCGGCAGCGGGCCCAGTACAACGTCATTGCGCCCTTTAGCGGTGTTGTAGACGATGTACCAGCCAAAGTGGGTGAAAACGGCGGCCCCGGCGTGCCGGTGGTGCGCCTGCTGAGCGGCGGCGGCGGCAAAATCATTGCCGACGTGTCGGAAGCCTACGCCAGCCAGATCAAAGTCGGCGACCAGGCCCTGATCAGCATTGCTGATTTGGGTGGACAGGAAGTGCCGGCTACGGTGCGCGTGGTAAGCCGCACGATTAACCCCGCCAGCCGCACCTTCTCCGTTGAGTTTCGGTTGAATAAGGCCGTGCCCGAGCTGCGCCCCAACATGGTAGCTACCGTGCGCATCCAGAACTACACCCGCTCCAACGCCGTGGTAATTCCGGTGGACCTGGTGCAAAAGGATGAGCAGAACAGCTACGTATTCGTGGTTGAGCAGAAAGGCGGCCAGAAAATAGCCGGCAAGCGCATTATCAAGACCGGTGCTACTTATAACGGTAAAGTAGAAGTGACCCAGGGCCTCGCGGCCAACGACCAGGTGATTTCCGCCGGGTATCAGAATCTCAATGAAGGACAGGTAGTAACCCTGTAG
- a CDS encoding TolC family protein, producing the protein MKNTLRFLFLLAALAFIGIQQLLAQTPSTGQPVATSTPVQFSLQQAIDYALKNKSTLQATRINEQIAVARVGEIRSAGLPQVNIGAALTDNLKLQKSLVDFGAFAGGAGQLNGTTLTQEQLARVQRGETVTLAPAYTPLPATGPQPLAFGLQYAGNAAASASQMLFNGSYLLGLKAAKVYEQLSIKQTQQSEIEVVEQVSKAYYSTLVARERLDLLARNVQRLDTLLYQTTQTYKEGFVEKLDVDRLQVQVNNLKIEQQNAARLIDLSVALLKFQMGLDQRQPVELTDRLDEAVIEAERGSLINLSDAFNYGNRIEYSVLETQRDLAVLDVRNRRSGYLPTLNLVAQYGFTGSDNRFGGLMEFRGPNSRSEAGFINQNWFGFGNVGLQLNIPVFDGFRKKYNIEQGKLAVEQVNKGFTTLQQGIDLERAQTTTTLQNTLAVLGNQKANLELATNVARVAKIKFQEGVGSNLEVITAETDLRQAQTNYYSALYDALVAKVDYGKAAGTLGRR; encoded by the coding sequence ATGAAAAATACGCTTCGCTTCCTGTTTCTGTTGGCGGCCCTGGCCTTCATCGGTATCCAGCAGCTTCTGGCCCAAACGCCTTCCACGGGACAGCCCGTGGCCACTTCCACGCCCGTGCAGTTCTCGCTGCAGCAGGCCATTGACTATGCGTTAAAGAATAAGTCGACCCTGCAGGCCACGCGCATCAACGAGCAGATTGCCGTAGCCCGCGTGGGTGAAATTCGCTCGGCCGGCCTGCCCCAGGTCAACATCGGTGCCGCCCTGACCGACAACCTGAAGCTGCAGAAGTCCCTGGTTGACTTCGGCGCCTTCGCCGGCGGTGCGGGCCAATTAAATGGTACCACGCTGACCCAGGAGCAGCTGGCCCGGGTGCAGCGCGGTGAAACCGTGACTTTGGCTCCGGCCTACACGCCCCTGCCCGCTACCGGCCCCCAGCCCCTGGCTTTCGGCTTGCAGTACGCCGGCAACGCCGCGGCTTCGGCTTCGCAGATGCTGTTCAACGGCTCCTACCTGCTGGGTCTGAAAGCGGCCAAAGTATACGAGCAGCTTTCCATCAAGCAAACCCAGCAAAGCGAAATCGAGGTGGTAGAGCAGGTGTCGAAAGCCTACTACAGCACGCTCGTTGCCCGGGAGCGGCTTGATTTGCTGGCCCGCAACGTGCAGCGCCTCGACACCTTATTATACCAGACCACCCAGACCTATAAGGAGGGCTTCGTCGAGAAGCTCGACGTGGACCGCCTGCAGGTGCAGGTCAACAACCTCAAGATCGAGCAGCAGAACGCCGCCCGCCTTATTGACCTGAGCGTGGCTTTGCTCAAGTTCCAGATGGGTCTCGACCAGCGCCAGCCCGTGGAGCTCACCGACCGCCTCGATGAGGCCGTAATCGAAGCCGAACGGGGCAGCCTGATCAACCTCAGCGACGCCTTCAACTACGGTAACCGCATCGAGTACTCGGTATTGGAAACCCAGCGCGACCTGGCCGTACTCGACGTGCGCAACCGCCGCTCAGGTTACCTGCCCACCCTGAACCTAGTGGCCCAGTACGGCTTCACCGGCTCCGATAACCGCTTCGGCGGCCTGATGGAGTTCCGCGGCCCTAACTCACGCAGCGAAGCCGGCTTTATCAACCAGAACTGGTTTGGCTTCGGCAACGTGGGCCTGCAGCTTAACATTCCGGTGTTCGATGGCTTCCGCAAGAAGTACAACATTGAGCAGGGCAAGCTGGCCGTGGAGCAAGTAAACAAAGGCTTTACCACCCTGCAGCAGGGCATTGACCTGGAGCGGGCCCAAACCACCACGACTCTGCAGAACACGCTGGCCGTGCTCGGCAACCAGAAAGCCAACCTGGAGCTGGCTACCAACGTGGCTCGTGTTGCCAAAATCAAGTTCCAGGAGGGTGTCGGTTCCAACCTGGAAGTTATTACGGCCGAAACCGACCTGCGCCAAGCCCAGACCAACTACTACAGCGCCCTCTACGACGCGCTGGTGGCCAAAGTCGACTACGGCAAAGCTGCCGGCACCCTGGGCCGCCGCTAA
- a CDS encoding acyl carrier protein codes for MRSSTTSAPKSIQQQVLRIISKRKAIKPTRLRVSSNLSQELGFDTVDVVDIILEIERNFHITIPDEVPLSTVGDFVTYVATHTPSHDWAA; via the coding sequence ATGCGTTCTTCAACGACTTCCGCCCCCAAATCCATTCAGCAGCAGGTGCTGCGAATTATCAGCAAGCGTAAAGCCATTAAACCAACTCGCTTGCGCGTGAGCAGCAACCTGAGCCAGGAATTGGGCTTCGATACGGTAGATGTCGTGGATATCATCCTCGAGATTGAGCGTAACTTTCACATCACCATCCCCGATGAAGTGCCGTTGAGCACCGTCGGCGACTTTGTGACCTATGTGGCTACCCACACGCCCTCCCACGATTGGGCCGCGTAA
- a CDS encoding C40 family peptidase codes for MKNSILYCLAAASLALSFFFEYAPESSNTLGGASVVATASLLPDFSGDNGDENHPLATSSDSVAYSHYSQALGLKLTYNEDQNLLRTVADWIGTPYRYGSNSKSGTDCSGFVTRVFKEVYGITLQRSSRSMFEKVKRVGKDEMQSGDLVFFRRGPGQPIYHVGIYLQDGKFAHSATNGGVMISSLNQPYYHRNFYAAGRVDLN; via the coding sequence ATGAAAAACAGTATCCTGTATTGCCTCGCCGCTGCCTCGCTGGCCCTCTCTTTTTTCTTCGAATACGCTCCCGAATCTTCTAATACCCTTGGCGGTGCCTCTGTAGTAGCCACTGCTTCCCTCCTACCCGACTTTTCGGGCGACAATGGGGATGAAAACCACCCCCTGGCTACTTCCAGCGACTCCGTTGCTTATAGCCACTACTCCCAGGCCCTGGGCCTGAAGCTCACCTACAACGAAGACCAGAACCTGCTCCGTACCGTCGCCGATTGGATCGGGACGCCCTACCGCTACGGCAGCAACTCCAAGTCGGGCACCGACTGCTCCGGCTTCGTAACCCGCGTTTTTAAAGAAGTATACGGCATCACCCTGCAGCGCAGCTCCCGCTCGATGTTTGAGAAGGTAAAGCGCGTGGGCAAAGATGAAATGCAGAGCGGCGACCTGGTATTCTTCCGCCGTGGGCCCGGTCAGCCCATTTACCACGTCGGTATCTACCTGCAGGATGGCAAGTTTGCTCACTCGGCCACCAACGGGGGCGTGATGATCAGCTCGCTGAACCAGCCTTACTACCACCGCAACTTCTACGCCGCCGGCCGCGTAGACCTCAACTAA
- a CDS encoding efflux RND transporter permease subunit, with the protein MQDVEKEFGPTSWSINNKTSIYIITLLLCVAGIFAYIKLGKEKFPDIVIPRIIVATIYPGTSPADIENLVTRQLEKEIKSVNGVKKINSTSNQDYCIVDVEFNSGVDVQYAKQLIKDAVDKASSELPNDLPTPPTVQEVNLSELPIMNVNLAGNLPAAQLKKLADDFQDKIEALPEITRVDIIGALEQQVNVDVDLYKLRAARLGFADIQNAIARENITISGGSIDVGAQKRAVRVAGQYVRAADIADIQIKNLSGSAVRLGDIANVEDAFKDRESFARLDGKNAITLNVVKRQGENLIDASDKIKEIVDDAKQTLPKELKITITGDTSNDTRVTLHDLINTIIIGFLLVTLILMFFMGTTNALFVGLSVPISMFLAFLLIPVFDFSLNMIVLFAFLLALGIVVDDAIVVIENTHRLLHEHPELTTAQAAKYAAGEVFVPVLAGTLTTVAPFVPLLFWPGIVGSFMFYLPVTLIITLMSSLVVAFIMNPVFAVSFMEREDHHTGEKPKLTKNFLIAMGVLLVIALLGYVASSPFIGNLFITIIIFCFLDKFVFVHMIAGFQTKVLPRFMDGYASLVRMVIGGSIWRQIGIVASLIVLFFLSIVAVGVRKPKVDFFPKGDPKFIYTYLKMPVGTRVEVTDSIAQILEKRIYGVIGNNNPDVESVITNVAIGAADPGEASAAGTSQSNLAKVGVAFKELSERKGQATSIYMDKIREVVKGIPGAEISVDQESSGPPQGKPIAIEVVGDDYQELAKLSKDVTRYINSKNIGGIEQLRSNLEDRNPEIAVNIDRTRANREGISTAQIGVEVRTAIYGSEASKFKTSDDDYPIQVRYAKPYREDVDAIMNSPLTFRDATGQMRQVPISSVADVKYSTTYGGIKRKDVKRVITISSNVLNGFTGPDVVAQVERALKAYPTPPGYTIKMGGAQEDQQETSDFLGVAALGAIALIFLILVTQFNSVSKPLIILSEIIFSVIGVMLGLAITGMNISIVMTGVGIIALAGIVVKNGILLVEFTDMLRSQGMPLREAIILAGRTRLNPVILTATAATLGLIPLAIGLNIDFYELFNSFEPHFFIGGESVTFWGPLAWTIIFGLVFATGITLLVVPVMYLISEKLREKITGRSADHFATDSTKTDSPVRREVLAEA; encoded by the coding sequence ATGCAGGACGTGGAAAAAGAGTTTGGACCGACCAGTTGGTCCATCAATAATAAAACGAGTATTTACATCATCACGCTGCTGCTGTGCGTGGCGGGGATTTTTGCCTACATCAAGCTGGGCAAGGAGAAATTCCCCGACATCGTGATTCCGCGCATCATCGTGGCCACCATTTACCCCGGCACCTCGCCGGCCGACATCGAGAACCTGGTGACGCGCCAGCTCGAAAAGGAAATCAAGAGCGTCAACGGGGTGAAGAAAATCAACTCCACCTCGAACCAGGACTATTGCATCGTGGACGTGGAGTTTAACTCCGGTGTCGACGTGCAGTACGCCAAGCAGCTCATCAAGGACGCCGTGGACAAGGCCAGCTCCGAGCTGCCCAACGACCTGCCCACGCCGCCCACCGTGCAGGAAGTAAACCTGTCGGAGCTGCCGATTATGAACGTCAACCTGGCCGGTAACCTGCCCGCCGCTCAGCTCAAAAAGCTGGCCGACGACTTCCAGGACAAGATTGAGGCCCTGCCCGAAATCACCCGCGTGGACATCATCGGCGCTCTGGAGCAGCAGGTAAACGTGGACGTGGACCTCTATAAGCTGCGCGCCGCTCGTCTGGGCTTCGCCGACATTCAGAATGCCATTGCCCGCGAAAACATCACCATTTCGGGTGGCTCCATCGACGTAGGAGCCCAGAAGCGCGCCGTGCGCGTGGCCGGTCAGTACGTGCGGGCCGCCGACATTGCCGACATTCAGATCAAGAACCTGAGCGGCTCGGCCGTGCGCCTCGGCGACATTGCCAACGTGGAAGATGCCTTCAAGGACCGGGAATCCTTTGCCCGCCTCGACGGTAAAAACGCCATTACCCTGAACGTGGTGAAGCGCCAGGGCGAAAACCTGATTGACGCCTCCGACAAAATCAAGGAAATCGTAGACGACGCCAAGCAGACTCTGCCCAAGGAGCTCAAAATCACCATCACCGGCGACACCTCCAACGATACCCGCGTCACCCTGCACGACCTGATCAACACCATCATCATCGGCTTCCTGCTGGTAACGCTGATTCTGATGTTCTTCATGGGTACCACCAACGCCCTGTTCGTGGGCTTGTCGGTGCCGATTTCGATGTTCCTGGCGTTCCTGCTCATTCCCGTGTTCGACTTCTCGCTGAACATGATTGTGCTCTTCGCCTTCCTGCTGGCCCTGGGTATTGTGGTGGATGACGCCATTGTGGTGATTGAAAACACCCACCGCCTGCTCCACGAGCACCCCGAGCTGACCACGGCCCAGGCCGCCAAGTACGCCGCCGGCGAAGTATTCGTGCCAGTACTGGCTGGTACTTTGACTACGGTAGCACCTTTCGTACCGCTGCTGTTCTGGCCGGGCATCGTGGGTAGCTTCATGTTCTACCTCCCCGTGACGCTCATCATCACCCTGATGTCGTCCCTGGTCGTGGCTTTCATCATGAACCCGGTGTTTGCCGTGTCGTTCATGGAGCGCGAAGACCACCATACCGGCGAAAAGCCTAAGCTGACCAAGAACTTCCTGATTGCCATGGGCGTGCTGCTGGTTATTGCCCTGCTTGGCTACGTAGCCAGTTCGCCCTTCATCGGCAACCTGTTCATTACCATCATCATCTTCTGCTTCCTCGACAAGTTTGTGTTTGTACACATGATTGCCGGGTTCCAGACCAAGGTGTTACCCCGCTTCATGGACGGCTACGCCAGCCTAGTGCGCATGGTCATCGGCGGCTCTATCTGGCGGCAGATCGGCATCGTCGCCAGCCTGATTGTGCTCTTCTTCCTCTCGATTGTGGCCGTAGGAGTGCGTAAGCCTAAAGTCGACTTCTTCCCCAAAGGTGACCCCAAGTTCATCTATACCTATCTGAAAATGCCGGTGGGTACGCGGGTTGAAGTAACCGACTCAATTGCCCAAATCCTTGAAAAGCGCATCTACGGCGTAATTGGCAACAACAACCCCGACGTAGAATCGGTGATTACCAACGTAGCCATTGGTGCCGCCGACCCCGGCGAAGCCTCGGCTGCCGGTACCTCGCAGTCGAACCTGGCGAAGGTAGGCGTCGCCTTCAAAGAGCTCAGCGAGCGGAAGGGCCAGGCTACCAGCATCTACATGGACAAAATCCGGGAGGTGGTAAAAGGTATTCCCGGCGCCGAAATTTCGGTTGACCAGGAATCGAGCGGTCCGCCCCAGGGCAAACCAATTGCCATTGAGGTTGTCGGCGACGATTACCAGGAACTGGCTAAGCTGTCGAAAGACGTGACCCGCTACATCAACTCGAAGAACATCGGTGGTATCGAGCAGCTGCGCTCCAACCTGGAGGACCGCAACCCCGAAATTGCCGTGAACATCGATCGGACTCGCGCCAACCGCGAAGGCATTAGCACCGCCCAGATCGGGGTGGAGGTTCGGACGGCCATCTACGGCTCGGAAGCCAGCAAATTCAAGACTTCCGACGACGACTATCCGATTCAGGTGCGCTACGCCAAACCCTACCGCGAAGACGTGGACGCCATCATGAACTCGCCGCTGACCTTCCGCGACGCGACGGGCCAGATGCGCCAGGTGCCGATTTCGTCGGTGGCCGATGTGAAGTACAGCACCACCTACGGCGGCATCAAGCGCAAAGACGTGAAGCGGGTAATCACTATCTCCTCGAACGTGCTGAACGGCTTCACTGGCCCCGACGTGGTGGCGCAGGTGGAAAGAGCCCTGAAGGCCTATCCTACGCCTCCCGGTTACACTATCAAGATGGGTGGCGCCCAGGAAGACCAGCAGGAAACCAGCGACTTCCTCGGCGTAGCCGCCCTGGGTGCCATTGCCCTGATCTTCCTGATCCTGGTAACGCAGTTCAACTCGGTGAGCAAGCCGCTCATCATTCTCTCCGAAATCATCTTCTCGGTTATCGGGGTAATGTTGGGCCTGGCCATTACGGGCATGAACATCAGTATCGTAATGACCGGGGTGGGTATCATCGCCCTGGCGGGTATCGTGGTGAAAAACGGTATTCTGCTGGTTGAATTCACCGATATGCTCCGCTCTCAGGGTATGCCGCTGCGCGAAGCCATCATCCTGGCCGGCCGTACGCGTCTGAACCCGGTAATCCTGACGGCTACGGCCGCCACGTTGGGTTTGATTCCGCTGGCTATCGGTCTGAACATTGACTTCTACGAGCTGTTCAACTCCTTCGAGCCCCACTTCTTCATTGGTGGCGAGTCGGTAACGTTCTGGGGCCCCCTGGCCTGGACCATCATTTTCGGCTTGGTGTTTGCCACCGGTATCACCCTTCTGGTAGTGCCCGTTATGTACCTGATCAGCGAAAAGCTGCGGGAAAAAATAACTGGTCGCTCGGCAGACCACTTTGCAACCGATTCGACTAAAACTGACTCTCCAGTTCGGAGAGAAGTGTTGGCCGAAGCGTAA